GGGCGAAGACACGCTGCGCTATGATCGCAGCGGGGTTGAAGCGGTAACAGTCAATCTGATGACGGGTATAGCCACCGGTACATGGAGCGGCGAAAGCTTCACCGATACGTTCAGCAATATTGAACATCTGCGCGGGTCGCGCGATGGGAATGATGTGCTGATCGGCAATGCTGACGCAAATTATCTGCGCGGCATGGGCGGAGATGACACCCTGACGGGCGGAGCTGGCAACGACACGCTGCGAGGCGAAGCGGGCTTTGACACGGCTGTGTTGAACGTGGCGCGGGCCGATGCCACAGTCACCACCACAAGCTCAGGTTATCAGATCGTCTCGGCCGAAGGCACCGATCAACTGGTTGGAATGGAAGCAGTTCAGTTCTCGGATGGCAGCTACGCAGTGGGCGATCTGCTCGCAAGCAACCCCACGGTACCTGGCGACACGGTCGTTGGAACCGAAGGTGACGATACGCTGGTCGGAACGGGGGGTGACGATGTCATCGCCGGTGGCGGCGGCAGCGACAGCCTTTCGGGTGGCGATGGCAATGACAACATCTCTGGCTCTGACGGCGACGACAGCATCGACGGCGGCACAGGCAACGACAACGTCGGCGGCGGACTGGGTAACGATATCCTGACCGGCAGCAGCGGCAATGACACGATCGGCGGCGGTATGGGCGACGATCTCGTGCTGGGCAATGAAGGCGACGACGTTCTGGCCGGGGGCGCCGGGAACGACACATTGTTCGGCGGCGATGGCGATGACACCATCGGTGCCAGCTATGGCAATGATGCTGTTGATGGCGACGATGGCAATGACAGTCTTGGCGGCGGCACCGGACGCGACACGCTTGACGGAGGCGCCGGCAATGACAGCATCGGCGGTGGCGAAGGCGACGACGTCGTAATCGGCGGTGAAGGCGATGATTTCCTCGCAGGTGGTGGTCGCCACGACGAGATCGACGGCGGCGCCGGTGACGATGTGATCAATGGCGGCAACGGGGACGACACGATGACCGGCGGCTCGGGTGCTGATCAATTCGTCTTCAACGGCTTCAACGACGGTGATGCCGATGTGATCACCGACTGGACCAATGGCGAAGACACCTTCCGCATGTCGGGTATCGACAATGCGCCAGGGTCAGGGCTTCAGGGCTACGTGGACGCGCTGAACATCGTGAACACCGCCCAGGGCGCGCAGATGTCCTATGAGGGGCATACGATCCTGCTGGAAGGCGTCAATGCCGCTGAACTTGGGCTGGAAGATTTCACCTTCATTTAAATCGCCTTTGCAAGTCTTCCCTGCCCGGCAGCGGGCAGGGATACCTACACCTCTACGCGGGAAGCTGAAACTGCGCTCAGGTAATTTGTCAGATCATTTCTTGCGCGCGTGTCAGCGCAAGCACCAGCCAGTAATACATCGCGACAATGCATGGTTTAGAACTTCTTGCGAGTTATTGATTGGATCATGCGCAAAAGGTCTGAGCTTTTTTGATTTTCTCAGGTGTTTTTCAATTACTCGGTGGCTCACGCCGAATACAAAACCTGTTTGAACTTTCAGAGGCGTGTCAACTCGCTTCGCGGTGTTTCAGACTTGGCATTTCGACCCAACGGCCCGATGACTGGAGCAGCCCTTCGTCTTGCAACCGGCGCAAGAGACGCGACAGAGTTTCTGGCTGAACCCCCAGAATATCAGCAAGATCCTGGCGCGAGATCGGCAGACGCATACGCCAAACATCGCCTTCCTCCTTGCCATGAGCGGCCATGAGGTCTTCCAGAAGCTGCGCCAAACGTTGCTTGTTGGGAATGCGGGCGGCGTCCTGTATGCGTTCATGGCATTGATCCAGCTCATTCGCACAGCGTTCCGCCAGACGGACAAGAACCGCCGGGCAGGCCTGTATGACTTGCTTGGCATCGCGATGCGCAACTACACAGACCCTTGAAGGCAACAGGGCCTGGGCTTCGGAGCGATGCTCGCGTCCGGTCAGAAATGCGCGATACCCGATCAACTCTCCGGGGTAGGCAAGCCGCAGCAGGCTCGATGACCCGTCAGGGCAGAAACTGCGCAGGGCGATCAGACCGCGTGATACGCAATAAACCCCCTCGCTGGCCGCGCCCTGATGATAAAGAACACTGTCGCTATCCAGTTCGCGCCGCGTAAAACTTCGGGTGAGAGTGGAGATATCGCTGCCCGCAACTGGCTGCCATAGGCTTTGCTCGTAGAAACGGCAGTTGCCACAGGGGTGTTCCTTTTTCGTCATTGCGTTCTCCAAACACACCGGGCGCCGCATTTGGAACTGGCCAAGCGACATATCCGAGAAATAAGAAATCAATTACCACAATCGCGTCTTGACCGAGATCAAACACGCAACGGAAACAATCTATTTCAAAGCAAAGCGGCAGAATTTTGACGCCCGTCAAAGACGCTCGGCGTCGCAATGCCCAGTGTTGCCGAAATGTTCGGCCCCGTTGGGGCGACATGCAGAAAGGGCATCCGCTTGTTTGATACCAATGAACCCCTGCCTGGTCCCTTGCCGCCCAAACCGGCATCGCGGGCTGGAAAAGTCTCGCTCTGGACCTATTTCAAGCTGTTCAAGAAGGACATTCTCTCGGCGCAGCCCGCGCGTCTCTATCGCGCCTGGATGGCCGAACTGCGCACGCCGTTCTTTCGCTCATACATGTGCAACGATCCCGATCTCGTCAATCTCGTGCTGCGTGAACGGCCGATGGATTTCCCCAAGTCCGAACGTATTCGTGTCGGGTTGAAGCCGCTTCTGGGCGAGTCGATCTTCATTTCCAACGGTCCGCTCTGGGAACATCAGCGCCGCATCATCGATCCGGCCTTTGAGGGCGGTCGCTTGCGCACCGTGTTCCCGTCGATGTGGGACAGTGGCGTTGCGGTGGTTGAACGCTTGCGCCCGCTGGCCGATGGCAAGCCGGTCGA
This window of the Rhodobacteraceae bacterium LMO-JJ12 genome carries:
- a CDS encoding Crp/Fnr family transcriptional regulator → MTKKEHPCGNCRFYEQSLWQPVAGSDISTLTRSFTRRELDSDSVLYHQGAASEGVYCVSRGLIALRSFCPDGSSSLLRLAYPGELIGYRAFLTGREHRSEAQALLPSRVCVVAHRDAKQVIQACPAVLVRLAERCANELDQCHERIQDAARIPNKQRLAQLLEDLMAAHGKEEGDVWRMRLPISRQDLADILGVQPETLSRLLRRLQDEGLLQSSGRWVEMPSLKHREAS